From Crassaminicella indica, one genomic window encodes:
- the proC gene encoding pyrroline-5-carboxylate reductase, with the protein MQKTIGFIGAGNMGQAIMGGILKSKLVSAVDIIMSDLSEERLELAKECGIKVTKDNKEVAKLSDILVLSIKPNIYSLVIKEIKDYIKNDVIIITIAAGKDICSTEESFGRKVKVVRAMPNTPALVGEGMTAIVPNEKLTTDEVDEVVKIFNSFGKVEIVSEKLMDAVTSVSGSSPAYVFMFIEAMADAAVLDGMPRDQAYRMAAQAVLGAAKMVLETGKHPGALKDMVCSPAGTTIEAVATLERTGFRSSIISAMQSCTKKSIEMSKK; encoded by the coding sequence GTGCAAAAGACAATAGGATTTATTGGTGCTGGGAATATGGGGCAGGCGATCATGGGTGGTATTTTAAAATCAAAATTAGTTTCAGCAGTAGATATTATTATGTCTGATTTGAGTGAAGAAAGATTAGAACTGGCAAAAGAATGTGGTATAAAAGTAACAAAGGATAATAAGGAAGTAGCAAAACTTTCTGATATTTTGGTATTGTCCATAAAACCTAATATTTATTCTTTAGTCATTAAAGAAATAAAAGATTATATAAAGAATGATGTGATTATTATAACCATTGCAGCAGGGAAAGACATTTGTAGTACAGAAGAAAGCTTTGGAAGGAAAGTTAAAGTGGTTCGAGCTATGCCTAATACCCCAGCTCTAGTAGGGGAAGGAATGACAGCTATTGTACCTAATGAAAAATTAACAACTGATGAAGTGGATGAGGTAGTAAAAATTTTTAATAGCTTTGGAAAGGTTGAAATAGTTAGTGAAAAGTTGATGGATGCAGTAACTTCTGTTAGTGGATCGTCTCCTGCATATGTATTTATGTTTATTGAAGCTATGGCAGATGCAGCAGTTTTAGATGGTATGCCAAGAGATCAAGCTTATAGAATGGCAGCTCAAGCAGTACTTGGAGCAGCTAAGATGGTACTAGAAACTGGGAAGCATCCAGGAGCATTAAAGGATATGGTATGTTCTCCAGCAGGTACAACTATAGAAGCAGTAGCTACTCTTGAAAGAACAGGATTTCGTTCATCTATTATATCAGCAATGCAGAGTTGTACAAAAAAATCTATTGAAATGTCGAAAAAATAG
- the xrtK gene encoding exosortase K, producing the protein MFVYIWIIFIAACIKMIFKYGDFQYILFILKPVTKIVELVLGVAFKYYEGIGFINADFKIHISRGCSGINFFIMVFLMISFSFLFKIRNKNKSLVALIFFIVAYFITIIANASRIIVAFLIMNTITFNMKYERLMHQSIGVVFYFSYLIITYYLFSKIFQKGDESHE; encoded by the coding sequence TTGTTTGTTTATATATGGATTATATTTATAGCTGCATGTATAAAAATGATTTTCAAATATGGAGATTTTCAGTACATATTGTTTATTTTAAAGCCTGTAACAAAAATTGTGGAATTAGTTTTAGGAGTTGCTTTTAAATATTATGAAGGGATTGGATTTATCAATGCTGATTTTAAAATTCATATAAGCAGAGGATGTTCAGGAATAAATTTTTTTATTATGGTATTTTTGATGATTAGTTTTTCATTTCTTTTTAAGATACGAAATAAAAATAAATCATTAGTAGCATTGATTTTTTTTATTGTTGCATATTTTATTACAATTATTGCAAATGCTTCAAGGATTATAGTGGCTTTTTTGATTATGAATACCATAACATTTAATATGAAATATGAAAGATTGATGCATCAGTCTATTGGTGTTGTTTTTTATTTTAGTTATTTAATCATTACATATTATTTGTTTTCAAAAATATTTCAAAAAGGAGATGAATCTCATGAATAA
- a CDS encoding MSEP-CTERM sorting domain-containing protein gives MNKIYKPYLILITLTLPQIIIFILFTKIFGLISSELSKSSIEYWRLAAIYLGSALIIFTLWNIRNWINKKDIQPLCALLIFIVYTIFLSVYFYNDTYIIPSDIPDYMFLGIRPSITILTLIMPVLIHSMLLLVHFSVEKVEKGSNSKDFYSMIGIPVFCYVFIYILLNDNSPIEKLTPILFIMSIVAFFFFFIRIIYRLLNKRADIWQKNLAFLNLLGSLIGLCLNQSFGNIFGDFSHIGFYLFAMITGVLMLIPDMENKRIRLILWVLKSITFVFTFYFFIVFLPYILLSLIGMIFFGCGALMLVPMLLMFLHVKALWSDYYYLKAFYEKKILAALFLIGVLTIPVFMMMIIKNDKENLDNALTFTYQRSYEDKNEAHIDIAGVKRALKNIKYVKGNKRNKLDVFTTDIPYFTSLYNEYVLDGLSISNKKIKRLEDVFLGESDIVLNDERQSKNQVFIKDIKTQTIYDEKEKVLKSWIDFELENRGREQEEFNTTFKLPKGSYISNYYLYVGNEKKYGLLADKRAADWIYQNTKAIKRDPGILTDLGNNKIAFKVFPFNGGEIRKTGIEILHKAPITINIDGHRIDLKDEHIKHLNKKEIIIGKGLAYIPKEVKKKLERTTREQKYYFLIDYSKESDGKINDYIERVKNYIKDYHIENKVEEIIPVNFEEKRISYNKEWEKHLKHIDVKGGFFLEYTIKKIFYDNYVKDSSEYPVIIVVTDDISKGVGLEKIDEFSFACPEGVYYYHLDREGKITGYSSQLRKTMDRVEKIPVLVWKDKNGKAYYLQDVEEDSIVLLDDKLEVNIKEEKNAKWENGAMLQGMYMSYMLHPEKYFEKSLSIVKNSIISHVMSPMTSFIVLENEAQEKVMLEKQKQILARKKPVHIGDMTEMDEPSLWVMLLLMGIFMSRQLLLVKSKE, from the coding sequence ATGAATAAAATATATAAACCATACCTTATATTGATAACGTTAACGCTTCCTCAAATAATTATTTTTATTCTATTTACTAAAATATTTGGATTGATTAGTTCAGAACTATCTAAAAGTAGTATAGAGTATTGGAGATTAGCAGCAATTTATTTAGGTTCAGCGTTGATTATATTTACATTGTGGAATATAAGAAACTGGATAAATAAAAAAGATATACAGCCATTATGTGCTCTTTTGATCTTTATAGTATATACCATATTTTTAAGCGTTTATTTTTACAATGATACATACATTATTCCTTCTGATATTCCAGATTATATGTTTTTAGGTATAAGACCTAGCATTACTATTTTAACACTTATTATGCCAGTGCTTATTCATTCTATGCTGTTGTTGGTTCATTTTAGTGTTGAGAAAGTAGAAAAAGGTAGCAATTCAAAGGACTTTTATAGTATGATTGGTATTCCAGTATTTTGTTATGTATTTATATATATATTGTTGAATGATAATTCTCCTATTGAAAAGCTTACCCCTATATTATTTATTATGAGTATAGTAGCTTTTTTCTTTTTCTTCATACGAATTATTTATAGACTTTTAAATAAAAGGGCTGATATATGGCAAAAGAATTTAGCTTTTTTGAATCTTTTGGGTTCTTTGATAGGGTTATGCTTAAATCAAAGCTTTGGAAATATATTTGGAGATTTTTCTCATATTGGCTTTTATCTGTTTGCCATGATAACAGGTGTATTAATGTTAATTCCAGATATGGAGAATAAAAGAATCAGGCTCATTTTGTGGGTATTAAAAAGTATTACCTTTGTTTTTACCTTTTACTTTTTCATTGTTTTTCTTCCTTATATACTGTTGTCATTGATTGGAATGATTTTTTTCGGATGTGGTGCTTTAATGCTTGTGCCAATGCTTTTAATGTTTTTACATGTAAAAGCTTTGTGGTCTGATTACTATTATTTAAAGGCTTTTTATGAAAAGAAGATTTTAGCTGCATTGTTTTTAATAGGGGTTTTAACAATTCCTGTATTTATGATGATGATTATAAAAAATGATAAAGAAAATTTAGATAATGCACTGACCTTTACATATCAAAGAAGCTATGAAGATAAAAATGAAGCACATATAGACATAGCTGGAGTAAAAAGAGCTTTAAAAAATATAAAATATGTAAAAGGAAATAAAAGAAATAAGCTTGATGTTTTTACTACGGATATTCCTTATTTTACTTCACTATATAATGAATATGTGCTAGATGGATTATCAATATCTAATAAAAAAATAAAAAGGCTTGAGGATGTATTTTTAGGTGAATCAGATATAGTGCTAAATGATGAAAGACAATCAAAAAATCAAGTATTTATCAAAGATATAAAAACGCAAACAATATATGATGAAAAAGAAAAGGTACTGAAAAGCTGGATAGATTTTGAGTTGGAAAATAGAGGAAGAGAACAAGAGGAGTTTAACACAACATTTAAGCTTCCAAAAGGAAGTTATATTAGCAATTATTATTTATATGTAGGGAATGAAAAAAAATACGGTTTGCTTGCAGATAAAAGAGCTGCCGATTGGATTTATCAAAATACAAAAGCTATAAAGAGAGATCCTGGGATTTTAACAGATTTGGGAAATAATAAAATAGCATTTAAGGTATTTCCATTTAATGGTGGAGAAATAAGAAAAACAGGAATAGAAATCCTTCATAAAGCTCCAATCACTATTAATATTGATGGACATAGGATTGATTTAAAGGATGAACATATTAAGCATTTAAATAAAAAAGAAATTATTATAGGTAAGGGGCTTGCTTATATTCCAAAGGAAGTGAAGAAAAAATTAGAAAGAACAACAAGAGAGCAAAAGTATTATTTTTTAATAGATTATTCAAAAGAAAGTGATGGAAAAATAAATGACTATATAGAAAGGGTGAAGAATTATATTAAAGATTATCATATTGAAAATAAAGTAGAAGAAATAATTCCTGTAAACTTTGAAGAAAAAAGGATTTCATATAATAAAGAGTGGGAAAAACATTTAAAACATATTGACGTAAAAGGTGGATTCTTTTTAGAATATACGATAAAGAAGATTTTTTATGATAATTATGTAAAAGATAGCAGTGAGTATCCAGTTATTATTGTTGTTACAGATGATATAAGTAAAGGAGTAGGGTTGGAGAAAATAGATGAATTTTCATTTGCTTGTCCAGAAGGGGTATATTATTATCATTTAGATAGAGAAGGAAAAATTACAGGGTATTCAAGTCAGTTAAGAAAAACTATGGATCGAGTGGAGAAAATACCAGTATTAGTTTGGAAAGATAAAAATGGAAAAGCATATTATTTACAAGATGTAGAGGAAGATAGTATAGTTCTTTTAGATGATAAATTAGAAGTAAATATAAAAGAAGAGAAAAATGCTAAATGGGAAAATGGAGCTATGCTTCAAGGAATGTATATGAGTTATATGCTTCATCCAGAGAAATATTTTGAAAAGTCCTTGTCTATTGTAAAAAATAGTATTATATCTCATGTGATGAGTCCAATGACTTCTTTTATAGTTCTTGAAAATGAAGCTCAAGAAAAAGTTATGCTGGAAAAACAAAAGCAAATTTTAGCAAGGAAAAAACCAGTTCATATAGGAGATATGACGGAAATGGATGAACCTTCTTTATGGGTTATGCTACTGCTTATGGGGATTTTTATGAGTAGACAATTATTATTAGTTAAAAGTAAAGAATAG
- a CDS encoding MetQ/NlpA family ABC transporter substrate-binding protein, whose translation MKKNILKVLVCLLALSLLFTGCAKKETPTAQQKSDTITLTIGATPVPHTEILEFIKPKLEKEGIKLEIKEFTDYVTPNLALAEKEIDANFFQHLPYLETFNKERELDLVSAGNVHVEPLGLYSKKIKSVDELQSKATITIPNDPTNEGRALILLDAKGIIKLNKDAGLEATEKDIIENPKNITFKPVDAAQLPRTLDDVAASVINTNFALEGNLNPKEDALLIEGSESPYANIVAVRPEDKDSEKIQRLMKVLQSEDVKKFIEEKYNGAVVPAF comes from the coding sequence ATGAAAAAAAATATTTTAAAAGTATTAGTATGTCTATTAGCTTTATCCTTATTATTTACAGGATGTGCGAAAAAAGAAACACCTACTGCACAACAAAAATCAGACACAATAACCCTTACAATTGGTGCAACACCAGTACCTCATACAGAAATATTAGAATTTATCAAGCCAAAGCTTGAAAAGGAAGGTATAAAGCTAGAAATAAAAGAATTTACAGATTATGTAACACCTAACCTTGCTTTAGCAGAAAAAGAAATCGATGCAAATTTCTTTCAGCACTTGCCTTATTTAGAAACATTTAATAAAGAAAGAGAATTAGATCTTGTAAGTGCAGGAAACGTTCATGTTGAACCTCTTGGTTTGTATTCTAAAAAAATTAAATCTGTTGATGAACTACAAAGCAAAGCTACAATCACTATTCCAAATGATCCAACTAATGAAGGACGTGCACTCATTTTATTAGATGCAAAAGGAATAATAAAATTAAATAAAGATGCAGGACTTGAAGCAACTGAAAAGGACATTATAGAAAATCCTAAAAATATAACATTCAAGCCTGTTGATGCAGCACAGCTTCCTAGAACATTAGATGATGTAGCTGCAAGTGTAATCAACACAAACTTTGCATTAGAAGGAAATCTTAATCCTAAAGAAGATGCTTTACTAATAGAAGGCAGCGAATCCCCATATGCAAATATAGTAGCAGTTCGTCCTGAAGATAAGGACAGCGAAAAAATTCAGAGGCTTATGAAAGTACTACAATCTGAAGATGTAAAAAAATTTATTGAAGAAAAATATAATGGTGCAGTAGTTCCTGCTTTTTAA
- a CDS encoding methionine ABC transporter permease, which yields MNHWIELLTPSLLETLYMVFISVIFTIILGLPLGIILVVTDQNHILPNPYIHNILSYIINVARSLPFIILMIFIIPFTRLVVGTTIGTTAAIVPLVIAATPFFSRVVETSIREVDWGVVEASISMGATPHQIIFRVLLPEAMSSLILGITITIINILSYSAMAGVVGGGGLGDLAVRYGYHRFQTDVMIATVILLIILVQIIQTAGNKIAQSINKK from the coding sequence ATGAATCATTGGATAGAACTTCTTACACCATCTTTATTAGAAACCTTATATATGGTATTTATCTCTGTGATTTTTACAATTATTTTAGGATTGCCATTAGGGATAATTCTTGTTGTAACAGACCAAAATCACATTCTTCCAAATCCATATATTCACAACATACTTTCATATATTATCAATGTAGCTAGATCACTACCCTTTATCATTTTGATGATATTTATTATTCCTTTTACAAGACTTGTTGTTGGAACAACTATTGGCACAACTGCTGCTATTGTTCCATTAGTTATAGCTGCAACTCCCTTCTTTTCACGAGTTGTAGAAACAAGTATAAGGGAAGTAGACTGGGGTGTAGTAGAAGCTTCTATCTCTATGGGAGCAACCCCTCACCAAATAATTTTTAGAGTACTGCTTCCTGAGGCTATGTCATCCTTGATTCTTGGTATTACCATTACCATTATCAATATTTTAAGCTATTCCGCTATGGCTGGAGTTGTTGGAGGAGGTGGTCTTGGAGATTTAGCTGTAAGATACGGTTATCACCGTTTCCAAACAGATGTAATGATTGCTACAGTTATTCTTTTGATTATCCTTGTACAAATCATTCAAACTGCTGGCAATAAAATTGCACAAAGCATCAATAAAAAATAA
- a CDS encoding methionine ABC transporter ATP-binding protein encodes MIKIKNLSKIYTNGRNQVVALKDISLNINQGDIYGIIGLSGAGKSSLIRCINRLEEPTSGDIFVNSINLMTLKNSELRNARKKIGMIFQNFNLLHSKNVFENIAFPLRLVKTPKKIIKEKVNHLLELVELSDKAHVYPSQLSGGQKQRVGIARALANEPDVLLCDEATSALDPKTTKQILTLLKNINKEFGLTIVVITHEMEVIKEICNRVAILEGGCLIEEGSTIDIFSKPGNSVTKHFVDHDQALPKQYMKGKVLNLSFTKGSADKPLISKITKKFDVDVNILSGKIEYIQEKPIGKLTIQMNVDCHKLLDIISFLEKNNVKAEVLKQ; translated from the coding sequence ATGATAAAAATTAAGAATTTATCAAAGATTTATACGAATGGAAGAAACCAAGTAGTCGCTCTTAAGGATATATCTTTAAATATTAATCAAGGGGATATTTATGGCATTATTGGTCTTAGTGGTGCAGGAAAATCATCTCTCATTCGCTGTATAAACAGATTGGAAGAGCCTACAAGTGGTGACATATTTGTAAATAGCATAAACTTAATGACTTTAAAAAACAGCGAATTGAGAAATGCAAGAAAAAAAATAGGCATGATTTTTCAAAATTTTAATCTATTGCATAGTAAAAATGTATTTGAAAATATTGCTTTTCCATTAAGACTTGTAAAAACACCTAAAAAAATCATCAAAGAAAAGGTAAATCATCTTTTAGAGCTTGTAGAGCTTTCTGATAAAGCTCATGTTTATCCTTCTCAGTTAAGTGGAGGTCAAAAGCAGAGAGTAGGTATTGCAAGAGCTCTAGCAAATGAACCTGATGTACTCCTCTGTGATGAAGCAACATCGGCACTAGATCCGAAAACTACAAAGCAGATTCTAACATTACTTAAAAATATCAACAAAGAATTTGGATTGACTATTGTAGTCATCACTCATGAAATGGAAGTAATCAAAGAAATATGCAACCGTGTAGCAATTCTTGAAGGTGGATGCTTGATAGAGGAAGGTTCTACTATTGATATTTTCTCAAAGCCCGGCAACTCTGTCACAAAGCATTTTGTAGATCACGATCAAGCTTTACCAAAGCAATATATGAAAGGAAAAGTATTAAATTTATCATTTACAAAGGGCAGTGCAGATAAACCACTTATTTCAAAAATCACAAAAAAATTTGATGTAGATGTAAATATTCTTTCTGGAAAAATTGAATATATCCAAGAAAAGCCCATTGGAAAGCTCACTATTCAAATGAATGTAGATTGCCATAAATTATTAGATATTATATCTTTTCTAGAAAAAAACAATGTAAAAGCGGAGGTGTTAAAGCAATGA
- a CDS encoding YerC/YecD family TrpR-related protein, whose translation MMTYESKLKNEFTDELFEAILLLKNIEECYRFFEDICTIKEIQALSQRLKVAKLLREKKTYNEIEEITGASTATISRINRCLTYGADGYNLILDRLDEQSKE comes from the coding sequence ATGATGACTTACGAGTCAAAATTAAAAAATGAGTTTACTGATGAATTGTTTGAAGCAATATTATTACTCAAAAATATAGAAGAATGCTATAGATTTTTTGAAGATATATGTACTATAAAGGAGATTCAAGCATTATCCCAGCGTCTTAAAGTAGCAAAGCTTTTAAGAGAAAAGAAAACCTATAATGAGATTGAAGAAATAACAGGAGCGAGTACAGCGACCATCAGCAGAATTAATCGATGTCTAACATATGGAGCTGATGGATATAATTTGATATTGGATAGATTAGATGAACAATCAAAAGAATAA